The Chryseobacterium sp. LJ668 genome segment AAATATTTTTTACCAATCCCGGGTGATCAACTTGTACTCCACTGTCTAAAACACCAACAACGACTGTTTTGGGTTTAAGACCTTTGGATTCAAGAAATTTGTAAGCATTTTCTGTGTTTACACCATACACTTTTGATGTAGCAAAATCTTTATGATACCACGTCATCAAATCCTTATCTTGTTTCGGATCAAGAGCTGTAGCTTTTGCATCCTGTGCATACGTAAAACTAAAACCTGCTAAAAATACAGCAGCTAAAACTATGTTCTTCATTTTGTAAGAATTATTTAATATTTTTAAGATAAGTCACAGATTCCGGTCCTTTGTTACAAATAAGATCTAAAATCGATAAATCTTTTAAAAAACCGTATTTATCTGTGAAGATCTGATAATACTCTTCCATTTCAAATTCCGGCTCGGCTTTCGTAGAAAATTTTTCACGAAAGTTTATTTCAGAAGGATTTTTGATATACTCTTCATTCAAAGAGTATGCCTTTTCTGTCTTCAGTATTTTCTGAATAATATCTATACTTTTTAAATTAAAATCTAACAAGTATTTCTCTTTTTTCTGATAAAGCACTTCAAATTTATCTTCATAATATTCAAAATATGCAGAGCCCCGGTAAACATTTTTTATAGATTTCCA includes the following:
- a CDS encoding WbqC family protein; this encodes MENVLLPVFYLPPISWFSVFLNPENEVFFEQYESFPKQTFRNRTNIYGANGKLSLIIPIDHTGKREIKDIEISYREDWLKIHWKSIKNVYRGSAYFEYYEDKFEVLYQKKEKYLLDFNLKSIDIIQKILKTEKAYSLNEEYIKNPSEINFREKFSTKAEPEFEMEEYYQIFTDKYGFLKDLSILDLICNKGPESVTYLKNIK